The Setaria italica strain Yugu1 chromosome IX, Setaria_italica_v2.0, whole genome shotgun sequence genome has a window encoding:
- the LOC101761745 gene encoding expansin-B3 — translation MAAGLSFKAVALAALLSVLVAYGARAQQQPSNATESQDRSLLSYSGGWLPAKATWYGAPTGAGPDDNGGACGFKHTNQYPFSSMTSCGNEPIFKDGKGCGSCYQIRCLKSNHPACSGAPQTVVITDMNYYPVAKYHFDLSGTAFGAMANPGLNDKLRHAGIIDMQFRRVPCNFPGLTINFVVQHGSNPMYLAVLVEFEDKDGDVVQVDIMQHNSGYWEPMHESWGSIWRIDPNRPLQGPYSLRITNESGRQLVAKNVIPANYIPDTNYRSYVQY, via the exons ATGGCCGCTGGGCTCTCCTTCAAGGCCGTGGCGCTTGCCGCGCTCCTCTCCGTGCTCGTCGCCTATGGCGCTCGcgctcagcagcagccgagCAACGCCACGGAGTCCCAGGACAGGTCCTTGCTGTCCTACAGCGGTGGCTGGCTCCCGGCCAAGGCCACCTGGTACGGCGCGcccaccggcgccggccccgacGACAACG GCGGTGCGTGCGGGTTCAAGCACACCAACCAGTACCCCTTCtcgtccatgacttcctgcggCAACGAGCCCATCTTCAAGGACGGCAAGGGCTGCGGCTCATGCTACCAG ATTCGATGCCTCAAGAGCAACCACCCTgcctgctccggcgcgccgCAGACGGTGGTCATCACCGACATGAATTACTACCCGGTGGCCAAGTACCACTTCGACCTCAGCGGGACGGCGTTCGGCGCCATGGCCAACCCAGGCCTCAACGACAAGCTCCGCCACGCCGGGATCATCGACATGCAGTTCAGGAGGGTGCCGTGCAACTTCCCGGGCCTGACCATCAACTTCGTCGTCCAACACGGCTCGAACCCCATGTACCTGGCGGTGCTCGTCGAGTTCGAGGACAAGGACGGCGACGTGGTGCAGGTGGACATCATGCAGCACAACTCCGGCTACTGGGAGCCGATGCACGAGTCCTGGGGATCCATCTGGAGGATCGACCCCAACCGCCCGCTCCAGGGCCCTTACTCGCTGCGCATCACCAACGAGTCCGGCAGGCAACTCGTCGCCAAGAACGTCATCCCGGCCAACTACATCCCCGACACCAACTACCGCTCCTACGTCCAGTACTAA